The following are encoded together in the Triticum dicoccoides isolate Atlit2015 ecotype Zavitan chromosome 6B, WEW_v2.0, whole genome shotgun sequence genome:
- the LOC119324958 gene encoding ribosomal RNA small subunit methyltransferase, chloroplastic-like, which produces MLALTSLSPRQPRPSPSPATPPHLRPPPPRGRIRPIAAVATAASDGGGAADDYHSTIRSLNSHGRRHVPRKSLGQNYMLNARVNEELMAAAGVEEGDVVLEIGPGTGSLTAALLAAGATVVAVEKDKHMATLVRDRFGSTEQLKVIEEDITKFHVHSHFLPILEEKSCGTKKYAKVVSNLPFNVSTEVVKQILPMGDVFSVMVLMLQDEAALRLANASIQTPEYRPINVFVNFYSELEYKFKVERANLFPQPTVDGGVIRFKIKDAGEYPPVSSNKSFFSMVNSAFNGKRKMLRKSLQHLCSSADIEAALTSIGLPATARPSELMMDDFVKLHNHLGKV; this is translated from the exons ATGCTGGCGCTCACCTCCTTATCCCCGCGCCAGCCGCGCCCTTCCCCGTCTCCGGCCACGCCtcctcacctccggccgccgccgcctcgcggccGTATCCGTCCCATAGCCGCCGTCGCAACGGCCGCgtccgacggcggcggcgcggccgacgACTACCACTCCACCATCCGCTCCCTCAACTCGCACGGCCGCCGCCACGTCCCCCGCAAATCCCTCGGCCAG AACTACATGCTGAACGCGAGGGTGAACGAGGAGCTGATGGCGGCGGCAGGGGTGGAGGAGGGGGACGTCGTGCTCGAGATAGGCCCCGGAACAGGCTCTCTCACCGCCGCGCTGCTCGCCGCCGGCGCCACAGTCGTCGCCGTCGAGAAG GATAAGCATATGGCTACCCTTGTGAGAGATAGGTTTGGATCCACAGAGCAATTGAAG GTCATTGAAGAAGATATTACAAAATTTCACGTTCACTCCCATTTTCTCCCTATCCTGGAGGAGAAATCCTGTGGCACGAAAAAATACGCCAAG GTTGTGTCAAACTTACCATTCAATGTCAGCACTGAAGTTGTCAAACAAATTCTCCCAATGGGAGATGTTTTCTCTGTCATGGTGCTCATGCTTCAG GATGAAGCAGCACTACGCCTTGCAAATGCTTCAATACAAACACCAGAGTACCGACCTATCAATGTGTTTGTGAATTTCTACTCTG AACTTGAATACAAATTCAAAGTGGAGAGGGCCAACCTTTTCCCTCAACCGACG GTTGATGGTGGTGTTATAAGGTTTAAAATAAAGGATGCTGGGGAGTATCCGCCTGTAAGTTCTAACAAAAGTTTCTTTTCAATG GTGAACTCCGCGTTCAATGGGAAGCGCAAGATGCTTCGGAAATCACTTCAACACCTATGTTCTTCTGCTGACATCGAGGCCGCTCTTACCAGTATCGGTCTTCCGGCTACG GCTAGACCGTCAGAGTTGATGATGGATGATTTCGTGAAGTTGCACAATCACCTGGGAAAAGTATGA